The Candidatus Saccharibacteria bacterium RAAC3_TM7_1 nucleotide sequence TGAACAAGCGGATAGCCTCCACGCCCCTCATCGATGATTGAGATCTTTGTGTTTACAGGCGTATCGTCGGTTATCTCATACCTTATTTTAAAATTCAGCGTATCGCTATTTGATAATAGCTTACTGCCTGCTGTTGTAACCTGAAACAATGGAACTCGCTTACTTAGTCCGTCAGGATAGTTGCCGTCTTCTCGAGTTTTTGTATTGCCTTGGCCGCCTAGATTATCAAGCGTGTATTGATTTGCGATATCTTCCTTAGACCCAATAGCCTTCACGACAGAATCGTGTATAAGCAGTGCTCTGTCACAAAAACGTCGAACAGCATCCATACTATGGGTTACGAGAATTACTGTCTTTGTTTTGTCTTCCTTCACAGCTTTAAAGTACTCATCACATTTTCGTTGGAAAGCTTCGTCGCCAACGGCTAATACTTCATCAAGCACCAGTATGTCTGCTCTGGCACGGGTCGCCACCGAGAAGGCCAACCGTACCTGCATGCCTGAAGAGTAGTTTTTTAGCAACTGATCCATAAATGGCTCCAGCTCGGCAAACTCTACGATATCATCGTACATTTCATCGATTTCTTTTTCACTAAAGCCATTGAGCGCACCGCTAAGGTATACATTCTCGCGTCCGGTTAATTCCGGATTAAATCCGACGCCGAGCTCAATGAATGGTACCAGTCGGCCCTTTACACTCACCTCGCCGCTGGTTGGCTGGTAGATCTCCGCCAATATTTTTAACAAAGTGC carries:
- a CDS encoding hypothetical protein (RAAC3_TM7_1_297), which gives rise to MSDPIAISVKNVSKNFRLPHQKTSSIKDIFVRPLQAMRGGRTIEVQHALKDISFDVKEGEFFGIVGRNGSGKSTLLKILAEIYQPTSGEVSVKGRLVPFIELGVGFNPELTGRENVYLSGALNGFSEKEIDEMYDDIVEFAELEPFMDQLLKNYSSGMQVRLAFSVATRARADILVLDEVLAVGDEAFQRKCDEYFKAVKEDKTKTVILVTHSMDAVRRFCDRALLIHDSVVKAIGSKEDIANQYTLDNLGGQGNTKTREDGNYPDGLSKRVPLFQVTTAGSKLLSNSDTLNFKIRYEITDDTPVNTKISIIDEGRGGYPLVQNGVKAIAKKGISSLEYEFPLSLYNDSNLYITATLDEEKTDKRIAYTNDENSLRVIVRNSGKFSGNALLKREGKYYGRWKDDQPEL